Proteins found in one Hevea brasiliensis isolate MT/VB/25A 57/8 chromosome 18, ASM3005281v1, whole genome shotgun sequence genomic segment:
- the LOC110637468 gene encoding B3 domain-containing transcription factor VRN1 isoform X4: MPRPYFHKLILSNTIRDKKLRIPDNFVKKFGNDLSAFGRLSVPGGPVWPVGLIKADDKFWFHEGWKEFMERYSIRVGYFLVFRYEGHAVFTVHIFNLSASEINYQSNALSGRRYLAFEEMEDDDFVEYLSSSSPYLVPNSMKRNLQLSKDASISHATNQDGEMQKPKKRGRKKLKIDPNEQQPSALQEEEADMRFRFYESASARKRTVTAEERERAINAAKAFEPINPFCRVVLRPSYLYRGCIMYLPSCFAEKNLNGVSGFIKLQFSDGKQWPVRCLYRGGRAKLSQGWYEFTLENNLGEGDVCIFELIRSRDIVLKVTVFRVLESAGFVNRP; the protein is encoded by the exons ATGCCTAGACCTTATTTTCATAAGCTAATTCTCTCTAATACCATTAGAGACAAGAAACTG AGGATACCTGATAATTTTGTCAAAAAATTTGGAAATGACTTATCTGCTTTTGGGAGACTCAGTGTTCCCGGTGGTCCTGTGTGGCCTGTTGGATTAATAAAAGCTGATGACAAATTTTGGTTTCATGAAGGATGGAAGGAATTTATGGAGCGTTACTCAATACGCGTAGGATACTTTTTGGTCTTCAGATATGAAGGACATGCAGTTTTCACTGTTCATATATTCAATTTGTCTGCTTCTGAGATAAACTATCAATCTAATGCTTTAAGTGGCAGAAGATATCTTGCATTTGAAGAGATGGAAGATGATGACTTTGTCGAATACTTGAGCTCCTCATCTCCGTACTTGGTTCCTAATTCTATGAAAA GGAACCTGCAATTATCAAAGGATGCTAGTATTTCACATGCAACAAATCAAG ATGGAGAAATGCAAAAGCCTAAAAAACGGGGAAGGAAAAAGCTGAAAATTGATCCTA ATGAGCAGCAGCCATCAGCtctacaagaagaagaagctgacATGCGCTTTAGATTTTACGAGAGTGCTTCAGCGAGAAAGCGAACTGTGACTGCTGAAGAAAGAGAAAGGGCAATAAATGCAGCTAAAGCGTTTGAGCCTATTAATCCTTTTTGTAGGGTTGTCCTGCGACCATCCTACCTATACAGGGGTTGCATTATG TATTTGCCATCTTGCTTTGCTGAGAAGAATCTAAATGGGGTTTCAGGATTCATTAAACTCCAGTTTTCTGATGGGAAACAGTGGCCGGTCAGATGCCTTTATAGGGGAGGTAGAGCCAAACTAAGCCAAGGGTGGTATGAATTCACATTGGAGAATAATTTGGGGGAAGGAGATGTTTGTATCTTTGAGCTGATAAGATCAAGGGATATTGTGCTGAAAGTTACTGTATTTCGTGTTCTTGAAAGTGCTGGATTTGTGAACCGACCTTGA
- the LOC110637468 gene encoding B3 domain-containing transcription factor VRN1 isoform X2: MPRPYFHKLILSNTIRDKKLRIPDNFVKKFGNDLSAFGRLSVPGGPVWPVGLIKADDKFWFHEGWKEFMERYSIRVGYFLVFRYEGHAVFTVHIFNLSASEINYQSNALSGRRYLAFEEMEDDDFVEYLSSSSPYLVPNSMKSKVFDERLDQMTINKSYNPPALQNLFHESKLNYINWSDEGNLQLSKDASISHATNQDGEMQKPKKRGRKKLKIDPNEQQPSALQEEEADMRFRFYESASARKRTVTAEERERAINAAKAFEPINPFCRVVLRPSYLYRGCIMYLPSCFAEKNLNGVSGFIKLQFSDGKQWPVRCLYRGGRAKLSQGWYEFTLENNLGEGDVCIFELIRSRDIVLKVTVFRVLESAGFVNRP; encoded by the exons ATGCCTAGACCTTATTTTCATAAGCTAATTCTCTCTAATACCATTAGAGACAAGAAACTG AGGATACCTGATAATTTTGTCAAAAAATTTGGAAATGACTTATCTGCTTTTGGGAGACTCAGTGTTCCCGGTGGTCCTGTGTGGCCTGTTGGATTAATAAAAGCTGATGACAAATTTTGGTTTCATGAAGGATGGAAGGAATTTATGGAGCGTTACTCAATACGCGTAGGATACTTTTTGGTCTTCAGATATGAAGGACATGCAGTTTTCACTGTTCATATATTCAATTTGTCTGCTTCTGAGATAAACTATCAATCTAATGCTTTAAGTGGCAGAAGATATCTTGCATTTGAAGAGATGGAAGATGATGACTTTGTCGAATACTTGAGCTCCTCATCTCCGTACTTGGTTCCTAATTCTATGAAAAGTAAGGTTTTTGATGAACGCCTTGATCAAATGACAATTAACAAAAGTTACAATCCTCCAGCATTGCAAAATTTGTTCCATGAGTCTAAACTTAACTACATAAATTGGTCTGATGAAGGGAACCTGCAATTATCAAAGGATGCTAGTATTTCACATGCAACAAATCAAG ATGGAGAAATGCAAAAGCCTAAAAAACGGGGAAGGAAAAAGCTGAAAATTGATCCTA ATGAGCAGCAGCCATCAGCtctacaagaagaagaagctgacATGCGCTTTAGATTTTACGAGAGTGCTTCAGCGAGAAAGCGAACTGTGACTGCTGAAGAAAGAGAAAGGGCAATAAATGCAGCTAAAGCGTTTGAGCCTATTAATCCTTTTTGTAGGGTTGTCCTGCGACCATCCTACCTATACAGGGGTTGCATTATG TATTTGCCATCTTGCTTTGCTGAGAAGAATCTAAATGGGGTTTCAGGATTCATTAAACTCCAGTTTTCTGATGGGAAACAGTGGCCGGTCAGATGCCTTTATAGGGGAGGTAGAGCCAAACTAAGCCAAGGGTGGTATGAATTCACATTGGAGAATAATTTGGGGGAAGGAGATGTTTGTATCTTTGAGCTGATAAGATCAAGGGATATTGTGCTGAAAGTTACTGTATTTCGTGTTCTTGAAAGTGCTGGATTTGTGAACCGACCTTGA
- the LOC110637468 gene encoding B3 domain-containing transcription factor VRN1 isoform X3 has protein sequence MPRPYFHKLILSNTIRDKKLRIPDNFVKKFGNDLSAFGRLSVPGGPVWPVGLIKADDKFWFHEGWKEFMERYSIRVGYFLVFRYEGHAVFTVHIFNLSASEINYQSNALSGRRYLAFEEMEDDDFVEYLSSSSPYLVPNSMKRNLQLSKDASISHATNQGTRDVGVQFNAIEMKNYADDVRFYIPDGEMQKPKKRGRKKLKIDPNEQQPSALQEEEADMRFRFYESASARKRTVTAEERERAINAAKAFEPINPFCRVVLRPSYLYRGCIMYLPSCFAEKNLNGVSGFIKLQFSDGKQWPVRCLYRGGRAKLSQGWYEFTLENNLGEGDVCIFELIRSRDIVLKVTVFRVLESAGFVNRP, from the exons ATGCCTAGACCTTATTTTCATAAGCTAATTCTCTCTAATACCATTAGAGACAAGAAACTG AGGATACCTGATAATTTTGTCAAAAAATTTGGAAATGACTTATCTGCTTTTGGGAGACTCAGTGTTCCCGGTGGTCCTGTGTGGCCTGTTGGATTAATAAAAGCTGATGACAAATTTTGGTTTCATGAAGGATGGAAGGAATTTATGGAGCGTTACTCAATACGCGTAGGATACTTTTTGGTCTTCAGATATGAAGGACATGCAGTTTTCACTGTTCATATATTCAATTTGTCTGCTTCTGAGATAAACTATCAATCTAATGCTTTAAGTGGCAGAAGATATCTTGCATTTGAAGAGATGGAAGATGATGACTTTGTCGAATACTTGAGCTCCTCATCTCCGTACTTGGTTCCTAATTCTATGAAAA GGAACCTGCAATTATCAAAGGATGCTAGTATTTCACATGCAACAAATCAAGGTACACGAGATGTTGGTGTTCAGTTTAATGCAATCGAGATGAAAAATTATGCAGATGATGTGAGATTTTATATTCCAGATGGAGAAATGCAAAAGCCTAAAAAACGGGGAAGGAAAAAGCTGAAAATTGATCCTA ATGAGCAGCAGCCATCAGCtctacaagaagaagaagctgacATGCGCTTTAGATTTTACGAGAGTGCTTCAGCGAGAAAGCGAACTGTGACTGCTGAAGAAAGAGAAAGGGCAATAAATGCAGCTAAAGCGTTTGAGCCTATTAATCCTTTTTGTAGGGTTGTCCTGCGACCATCCTACCTATACAGGGGTTGCATTATG TATTTGCCATCTTGCTTTGCTGAGAAGAATCTAAATGGGGTTTCAGGATTCATTAAACTCCAGTTTTCTGATGGGAAACAGTGGCCGGTCAGATGCCTTTATAGGGGAGGTAGAGCCAAACTAAGCCAAGGGTGGTATGAATTCACATTGGAGAATAATTTGGGGGAAGGAGATGTTTGTATCTTTGAGCTGATAAGATCAAGGGATATTGTGCTGAAAGTTACTGTATTTCGTGTTCTTGAAAGTGCTGGATTTGTGAACCGACCTTGA
- the LOC110637468 gene encoding B3 domain-containing transcription factor VRN1 isoform X5, with product MERYSIRVGYFLVFRYEGHAVFTVHIFNLSASEINYQSNALSGRRYLAFEEMEDDDFVEYLSSSSPYLVPNSMKSKVFDERLDQMTINKSYNPPALQNLFHESKLNYINWSDEGNLQLSKDASISHATNQGTRDVGVQFNAIEMKNYADDVRFYIPDGEMQKPKKRGRKKLKIDPNEQQPSALQEEEADMRFRFYESASARKRTVTAEERERAINAAKAFEPINPFCRVVLRPSYLYRGCIMYLPSCFAEKNLNGVSGFIKLQFSDGKQWPVRCLYRGGRAKLSQGWYEFTLENNLGEGDVCIFELIRSRDIVLKVTVFRVLESAGFVNRP from the exons ATGGAGCGTTACTCAATACGCGTAGGATACTTTTTGGTCTTCAGATATGAAGGACATGCAGTTTTCACTGTTCATATATTCAATTTGTCTGCTTCTGAGATAAACTATCAATCTAATGCTTTAAGTGGCAGAAGATATCTTGCATTTGAAGAGATGGAAGATGATGACTTTGTCGAATACTTGAGCTCCTCATCTCCGTACTTGGTTCCTAATTCTATGAAAAGTAAGGTTTTTGATGAACGCCTTGATCAAATGACAATTAACAAAAGTTACAATCCTCCAGCATTGCAAAATTTGTTCCATGAGTCTAAACTTAACTACATAAATTGGTCTGATGAAGGGAACCTGCAATTATCAAAGGATGCTAGTATTTCACATGCAACAAATCAAGGTACACGAGATGTTGGTGTTCAGTTTAATGCAATCGAGATGAAAAATTATGCAGATGATGTGAGATTTTATATTCCAGATGGAGAAATGCAAAAGCCTAAAAAACGGGGAAGGAAAAAGCTGAAAATTGATCCTA ATGAGCAGCAGCCATCAGCtctacaagaagaagaagctgacATGCGCTTTAGATTTTACGAGAGTGCTTCAGCGAGAAAGCGAACTGTGACTGCTGAAGAAAGAGAAAGGGCAATAAATGCAGCTAAAGCGTTTGAGCCTATTAATCCTTTTTGTAGGGTTGTCCTGCGACCATCCTACCTATACAGGGGTTGCATTATG TATTTGCCATCTTGCTTTGCTGAGAAGAATCTAAATGGGGTTTCAGGATTCATTAAACTCCAGTTTTCTGATGGGAAACAGTGGCCGGTCAGATGCCTTTATAGGGGAGGTAGAGCCAAACTAAGCCAAGGGTGGTATGAATTCACATTGGAGAATAATTTGGGGGAAGGAGATGTTTGTATCTTTGAGCTGATAAGATCAAGGGATATTGTGCTGAAAGTTACTGTATTTCGTGTTCTTGAAAGTGCTGGATTTGTGAACCGACCTTGA
- the LOC110637468 gene encoding B3 domain-containing transcription factor VRN1 isoform X1 — protein sequence MPRPYFHKLILSNTIRDKKLRIPDNFVKKFGNDLSAFGRLSVPGGPVWPVGLIKADDKFWFHEGWKEFMERYSIRVGYFLVFRYEGHAVFTVHIFNLSASEINYQSNALSGRRYLAFEEMEDDDFVEYLSSSSPYLVPNSMKSKVFDERLDQMTINKSYNPPALQNLFHESKLNYINWSDEGNLQLSKDASISHATNQGTRDVGVQFNAIEMKNYADDVRFYIPDGEMQKPKKRGRKKLKIDPNEQQPSALQEEEADMRFRFYESASARKRTVTAEERERAINAAKAFEPINPFCRVVLRPSYLYRGCIMYLPSCFAEKNLNGVSGFIKLQFSDGKQWPVRCLYRGGRAKLSQGWYEFTLENNLGEGDVCIFELIRSRDIVLKVTVFRVLESAGFVNRP from the exons ATGCCTAGACCTTATTTTCATAAGCTAATTCTCTCTAATACCATTAGAGACAAGAAACTG AGGATACCTGATAATTTTGTCAAAAAATTTGGAAATGACTTATCTGCTTTTGGGAGACTCAGTGTTCCCGGTGGTCCTGTGTGGCCTGTTGGATTAATAAAAGCTGATGACAAATTTTGGTTTCATGAAGGATGGAAGGAATTTATGGAGCGTTACTCAATACGCGTAGGATACTTTTTGGTCTTCAGATATGAAGGACATGCAGTTTTCACTGTTCATATATTCAATTTGTCTGCTTCTGAGATAAACTATCAATCTAATGCTTTAAGTGGCAGAAGATATCTTGCATTTGAAGAGATGGAAGATGATGACTTTGTCGAATACTTGAGCTCCTCATCTCCGTACTTGGTTCCTAATTCTATGAAAAGTAAGGTTTTTGATGAACGCCTTGATCAAATGACAATTAACAAAAGTTACAATCCTCCAGCATTGCAAAATTTGTTCCATGAGTCTAAACTTAACTACATAAATTGGTCTGATGAAGGGAACCTGCAATTATCAAAGGATGCTAGTATTTCACATGCAACAAATCAAGGTACACGAGATGTTGGTGTTCAGTTTAATGCAATCGAGATGAAAAATTATGCAGATGATGTGAGATTTTATATTCCAGATGGAGAAATGCAAAAGCCTAAAAAACGGGGAAGGAAAAAGCTGAAAATTGATCCTA ATGAGCAGCAGCCATCAGCtctacaagaagaagaagctgacATGCGCTTTAGATTTTACGAGAGTGCTTCAGCGAGAAAGCGAACTGTGACTGCTGAAGAAAGAGAAAGGGCAATAAATGCAGCTAAAGCGTTTGAGCCTATTAATCCTTTTTGTAGGGTTGTCCTGCGACCATCCTACCTATACAGGGGTTGCATTATG TATTTGCCATCTTGCTTTGCTGAGAAGAATCTAAATGGGGTTTCAGGATTCATTAAACTCCAGTTTTCTGATGGGAAACAGTGGCCGGTCAGATGCCTTTATAGGGGAGGTAGAGCCAAACTAAGCCAAGGGTGGTATGAATTCACATTGGAGAATAATTTGGGGGAAGGAGATGTTTGTATCTTTGAGCTGATAAGATCAAGGGATATTGTGCTGAAAGTTACTGTATTTCGTGTTCTTGAAAGTGCTGGATTTGTGAACCGACCTTGA
- the LOC110637484 gene encoding uncharacterized protein LOC110637484 — MWKDTIDVAVVVVVAVVTMIMGANAADTNDVLSPCIDAKVQKFDGFTFGLAFSTRESFFFDQVQLSPCDIRLALSSKMAQLALFRPKVDEISLLTINSSTFDPAMGGGFMVAFAGRKYAARSLPTVVADNGMIVTSFTLVLEFQKGTLQNLYWKNFGCGSCSHGFICLNGKDCAIQSSRCRIHGGPIDCNLGIQLAFSGTDRNLESLNSWYEVSNLRQYSLYGLYSDLRDSINQFTEKF; from the exons ATGTGGAAGGATACTATAGATGttgcggtggtggtggtggtggcggtggttACAATGATTATGGGTGCAAATGCAGCTGATACCAACGATGTCTTGAGCCCTTGCATTGATGCTAAAGTACAAAAATTTGATGGATTCACATTTGGTCTTGCATTTTCTACCAGGGAATCTTTCTTTTTCGATCAGGTTCAACTTTCACCTTGTGATATTCGTCTTGCCCTTTCAAGcaaaatggcacaacttgctTTGTTTAGGCCAAAAGTTGATGAGATTTCTTTACTTACAATCAATAGCAGTACCTTTGATCCG gCCATGGGTGGTGGATTTATGGTAGCATTTGCTGGAAGAAAGTATGCAGCTAGATCACTCCCAACTGTGGTTGCTGATAATGGTATGATCGTTACTAGTTTCACTCTG GTCCTGGAATTCCAGAAGGGTACCCTACAGAACTTGTACTGGAAGAATTTTGGGTGTGGTTCCTGCTCTCATGGTTTTATTTGCCTCAATGGCAAGGACTGCGCAATTCAAAGCTCAAGGTGTAGGATTCATGGTGGCCCTATTGACTGCAACCTGGGAATACAATTAGCATTCTCTGGTACTGACAGGAATCTTGAATCGCTTAATTCATGGTATGAGGTATCAAATCTCCGGCAATACTCTCTCTATGGCCTGTACTCGGATCTTCGTgactccattaatcaattcactgagaagttttaa
- the LOC110637458 gene encoding uncharacterized protein LOC110637458: protein MGAYFEKLASKSFAVYSIAVTETENRTWNLSWHADEINKPVSGQDTSETANSFSNNEESFNQERHRQEEGSSEQANGWHSDNEFNSNGFPPRVIKHAEESIGEPCTEETQSRVAI, encoded by the exons ATGGGAGCATATTTTGAGAAACTCGCGTCTAAATCTTTTGCAGTTTATTCAATTGCAGTGACAGAAACAGAAAACAGAACTTG GAACCTATCATGGCATGCCGATGAGATTAATAAACCTGTTTCAGGGCAGGATACATCAGAAACTGCGAACAGCTTTTCCAATAATGAAGAAAGTTTTAATCAAGAAAGGCACAGGCAGGAGGAAGGATCCAGTGAACAAGCTAATGGGTGGCATTCAGATAATGAATTCAATTCCAATGGTTTTCCTCCCCGAGTGATAAAACATGCCGAGGAGTCCATAGGTGAACCGTGCACAGAAGAAACACAATCCAGAGTCGCAATCTGA